The following coding sequences lie in one Arachis ipaensis cultivar K30076 chromosome B03, Araip1.1, whole genome shotgun sequence genomic window:
- the LOC107632621 gene encoding uncharacterized protein LOC107632621 codes for MKSPGCVKDVQRLAGRLTALSRFLEASAAKALPFFNLMRKGIAFEWTPACEEAFNHFKKILATPPVLGKPVVGELLYLYLAITEEALAAVLVREEGKVQQPIYFVSKALQGAELRYSKLEKLALALLTSSRRLWQYFQGHQVVVRTDQGIRQVLQKPDLAGRMMTWAIELSQYDIRYEPRHAIKAQVEALAAVLVREEVKAQQPIYFVSKALQGAELRYSKLEKLALALLTSSRRLWQYFQGHQVVVRTDQGIRQVLQKPDIAGRMMTWAIELSQYDLRYEPRHVIKAQAMADFLVEVTRDLTEDTGTRWKFHVDESSNQTSGGAGIILESLTGVIYEQSVKFEFPVSNKQVEYEALLGGLILAREVGATRLEVCSDSQIVTLQVNGSYQARDSLLQKYLERVKELSKQFEEVTVHHVPRERNTRVDILSKLASTKSGTGNHSLIQGITREPAVALHLTKIIPSWMDSITDFLQNGKLPGGKKEAKALRREAAKYTVIQGQLFKKGLSQPLLKCLHPDQTDYWGVDLLRPFPVGPGQVKYLIVAVDYYTKWIEAEPLATISSSNCRKFMWRQVTN; via the exons ATGAAGAGCCCAGGCTGCGTCAAAGACGTCCAGAGACTGGCGGGAAGGCTCACCGCGCTATCTCGCTTCCTTGAGGCGTCGGCTGCAAAGGCCCTACCTTTCTTCAACCTAATGAGAAAGGGAATAGCATTTGAATGGACCCCGGCATGCGAAGAAGCGTTCAACCATTTCAAAAAGATACTTGCAACACCACCTGTGCTCGGTAAACCCGTGGTCGGAGAACTGCTCTACCTATACCTAGCTATAACGGAGGAAGCGCTGGCGGCAGTCTTGGTGCGGGAAGAAGGGAAAGTTCAACAACCAATTTACTTTGTGAGTAAAGCGCTGCAAGGAGCAGAACTTAGGTATAGcaagttggagaaactggcacTAGCGCTCCTAACCTCTTCCCGCAGGCTATGGCAATACTTCCAAGGTCACCAAGTGGTCGTAAGAACGGACCAGGGAATTCGTCAAGTGCTCCAAAAACCTGACCTAGCgggaaggatgatgacctgggccatcgagctgtCTCAATATGACATAAGGTACGAGCCTCGACATGCAATCAAGGcgcaagtg GAAGCGCTGGCGGCGGTCTTGGTGCGGGAAGAAGTGAAAGCCCAACAACCAATTTACTTTGTGAGTAAAGCGCTGCAAGGAGCAGAACTTAGGTATAGcaagttggagaaactggcacTAGCGCTCCTAACCTCTTCCCGCAGGCTATGGCAATACTTCCAAGGTCACCAAGTGGTCGTAAGAACGGACCAGGGAATTCGTCAAGTGCTCCAAAAACCCGACATAGCaggaaggatgatgacctgggccatcgagctgtCCCAATACGATTTAAGGTACGAGCCTCGACATGTAATTAAGGCGCAAGCAATGGCAGACTTCCTGGTGGAAGTAACCAGAGACCTAACCGAGGACACGGGCACACGGTGGAAGTTCCATGTAGACGAATCCTCCAACCAGACGTCCGGGGGCGCTGGGATCATCTTAGAAAGCCTAACCGGGGTCATCTACGAACAATCGGTCAAGTTCGAGTTTCCCGTATCGAACAAACAAGTAGAGTACGAAGCCCTTCTAGGCGGCTTGATCTTAGCCCGGGAAGTCGGGGCTACGAGGCTagaagtatgcagcgactcacaAATCGTCACGTTGCAAGTGAATGGAAGCTACCAAGCTAGAGATTCGCTGTTACAGAAGTACTTGGAGAGGGTTAAAGAACTGAGCAAACAGTTTGAGGAGGTCACGGTCCATCACGTTCCGAGGGAGAGGAACACACGGGTAGATATTTTATCCAAGCTAGCGAGCACGAAATCTGGAACCGGCAACCACTCCCTCATTCAAGGAATCACGAGAGAACCAGCGGTTGCCCTCCACCTGACCAAGATAATCCCCTCATGGATGGACTCCATCACCGATTTCTTACAAAACGGCAAACTCCCTGGAGGCAAGAAGGAAGCTAAAGCATTAAGAAGGGAGGCTGCCAAATACACGGTCATACAGGGCCAACTGTTCAAAAAGGGACTTAGCCAACCTTTGCTGAAGTGTCtacaccccgaccagacggactac tggggagtcgacctcttgaGACCCTTCCCGGTtggcccaggacaagtcaaatatctCATAGTCGCCGTCGACtattacaccaaatggatagaggccgaGCCACTGGCCACCATCTCCTCGTCCAATTGcagaaagttcatgtggaggcaggtgacaAACTAG